A genomic segment from Triticum dicoccoides isolate Atlit2015 ecotype Zavitan chromosome 1A, WEW_v2.0, whole genome shotgun sequence encodes:
- the LOC119285496 gene encoding histone deacetylase 5-like, whose product MAAAAGTSRQAGAAPRVGLLYDQRMLKHAPAGKKERETPERLRAIWRKLAAEGVTSRCVGMRAKEAKEKYIASVHGPNHIDLIRNISSKDSSERKNTAEKLDSIYFNKGSSESAFLAAGSVIEVAEKVAAGELSSAIALVRPPGHHAEHSKPMGFCLFNNVAIAANYLLNERPDLGISKILIVDWDVHHGNGTQNMFYNDPRVLFFSVHRYDDGSFYPYEADASHVFIGDETGRGYNINVPWEHAECGDADYVAAWDHVLLPVAEAFDPDIILLSAGFDAALGDDMGNCCITPNGYALLLTKLLGFAKGRIVMALEGGYNPESIANSVCACAKVLLGDKFTLTSPEMQPFESTWRVIQMVRDELKTYWPVLSSKLPENVSLRSTPSYIQGYNEAP is encoded by the exons ATGGCGGCGGCCGCGGGCACATCGAGGCAGGCGGGCGCGGCGCCCAGGGTGGGGCTGCTGTACGACCAGCGGATGCTGAAGCACGCGCCTGCCGGGAAGAAAGAACGGGAGACCCCCGAGCGGCTACGCGCCATCTGGCGCAAGCTCGCCGCCGAGGGCGTCACGTCCAG GTGTGTGGGCATGAGGGCGAAGGAAGCCAAGGAAAAATATATAGCCTCTGTCCATGGCCCGAATCACATAGATCTGATAAGGAATATCAGCTCGAAGGATAGTTCCGAGCGAAAAAATACTGCTGAGAAACTCGATTCCATTTACTTCAACAAAGGCTCCTCAGAGTCTGCTTTCCTCGCAGCCGGTTCTGTCATCGAG GTTGCTGAGAAGGTTGCAGCTGGTGAGCTGAGTTCTGCGATCGCTCTAGTCAGGCCTCCAGGCCACCATGCCGAACATAGCAAGCCCATGGGATTTTGCCTCTTCAACAATGTGGCAATTGCAGCTAACTACCTCTTAAATGAAAGG CCTGACCTAGGTATCAGCAAGATATTAATCGTCGATTGGGATGTTCATCATGGAAATGGCACGCAGAACATGTTTTATAATGACCCTCGTGTATTGTTCTTTTCAGTGCACAG ATATGATGATGGAAGCTTCTACCCTTATGAAGCTGATGCATCACACGTTTTCATTGGGGATGAAACTGGTCGAGGGTACAACATTAATGTGCCCTGGGAGCATGCGGAATGCGGTGATGCAGATTATGTTGCTGCATGGGACCATGTACTCCTTCCTGTTGCAGAAGCATTTGATCCTGATATAATATTACTGTCTGCTGGGTTTGACGCAG CACTGGGTGATGATATGGGTAATTGCTGCATCACTCCAAATGGATATGCACTGCTACTGACAAAG CTGTTAGGTTTTGCAAAAGGAAGGATTGTGATGGCCCTTGAAGGAGGTTATAACCCTGAGTCCATAGCAAACTCAGTTTGTGCTTGTGCAAAAGTATTGTTGGgagataaattcacacttacctctCCAGAGATGCAACCATTCGAATCTACATGGAGAGTCATACAAATG GTACGCGATGAATTAAAGACATACTGGCCTGTTTTGAGCAGTAAGCTTCCGGAGAACGTATCTTTGAGGAGTACGCCCTCATATATCCAG GGTTATAATGAAGCACCATAA
- the LOC119285518 gene encoding B2 protein-like, which yields MDNLWHLGDEFRGQSKVVEDRQWSLMTSKLAEITKSKAERMNDFEYARMNTVPDVKQWDKQSYHQEDNKMDHLNLGLMNLDLKMNDLKMNEAAMKYPFRNMAYNMNPMYPKGNNGNVNSFKMNVGVNKYPNNQNGKEANGKHNGGNNNNGGNSNNNSVDKRFKTLPTSEMLPRNEVLGGYIFVCNNDTMQEDLKRQLFGLPARYRDSVRAITPGLPLFLYNYTTHQLHGVFEAASFGGSNIDPTAWEDKKCKGESRFPAQVRIRIRRLCKALEEDAFRPVLHHYDGPKFRLELSIAETLSLLDLCKTEDA from the exons ATGGACAACTTGTGGCATCTCGGAGATGAGTTCCGTGGGCAATCAAAGGTGGTGGAGGACCGCCAATGGTCTCTCATGACATCAAAGCTGGCTGAGATCACAAAGTCAAAGGCTGAGAGGATGAATGACTTTGAGTATGCAAGGATGAACACCGTCCCTGATGTGAAGCAATGGGATAAGCAATCCTACCACCAAGAAGACAACAAGATGGACCACCTCAATCTTGGCCTCATGAACCTGGATCTTAAGATGAACGATCTCAAGATGAACGAGGCTGCCATGAAGTACCCTTTCCGCAACATGGCCTATAACATGAACCCCATGTACCCCAAGGGAAACAACGGTAATGTCAATTCATTCAAGATGAATGTCGGGGTCAACAAATATCCGAATAATCAGAATGGGAAGGAAGCAAACGGCAAACACAATGGTGGTAACAACAACAATGgaggcaacagcaacaacaactctGTTGACAAGCGCTTCAAAACATTACCAACAAGCGAGATGCTACCAAGGAATGAAGTTCTTGGTGGATACATCTTTGTCTGCAACAATGATACCATGCAGGAGGATCTCAAGAGACAGCTTTTTG GCTTGCCAGCAAGATATCGTGATTCAGTCCGAGCCATCACTCCTGGTCTACCTCTTTTCCTCTACAACTACACGACCCATCAGCTACATGGGGTGTTTGAG GCTGCTAGTTTTGGAGGATCAAACATTGATCCCACCGCTTGGGAAGATAAGAAGTGCAAAGGTGAATCCAGATTCCCAGCACAG GTGAGGATCCGCATTAGAAGGCTTTGCAAGGCCTTGGAAGAGGATGCTTTTAGGCCAGTGCTGCACCACTATGATGGTCCTAAATTCCGCCTCGAGCTCTCCATAGCAGAG ACACTGTCACTGCTGGACCTGTGCAAGACGGAAGACGCCTGA